From a region of the Cytophagales bacterium genome:
- a CDS encoding tetratricopeptide repeat protein has translation MTRSQIIITIVALIVVILIFRLPKVIINEDEKQLSEQKNDQGRDHPAPELSARGNKKLSDEVLEKINNLRIKFYYATDVKKKVTFAESLGNTFYSFNWLDSAAKYYENVLELNPDNLDIKAKLAMTYITTETPMKGVMLLREVISVNPNHQEALYNLGTLSIQSGQYKKAVDRFEKLTKINPENADAQFYLGVSYMELGEKQKAISAFHNVKQLKVDSIINTIVDNYLSELQ, from the coding sequence ATGACCAGATCTCAAATTATCATTACTATCGTTGCCTTAATCGTTGTGATTTTGATATTCCGTCTTCCCAAAGTTATTATAAATGAGGATGAAAAGCAGTTATCTGAACAAAAAAATGACCAGGGACGAGATCACCCTGCACCTGAATTAAGTGCACGGGGAAATAAAAAATTATCAGATGAGGTATTAGAAAAAATAAATAATTTAAGGATAAAATTTTATTATGCGACAGATGTAAAAAAAAAGGTTACTTTTGCAGAATCGTTAGGTAACACCTTTTATAGTTTTAATTGGTTGGACAGCGCTGCTAAATATTACGAAAACGTTTTAGAGTTAAACCCTGATAATCTTGATATAAAAGCTAAACTGGCGATGACATATATTACTACTGAAACACCTATGAAAGGGGTAATGCTTCTGAGAGAAGTCATTTCTGTCAATCCCAATCATCAGGAAGCATTGTATAATTTAGGTACCTTATCTATTCAATCGGGTCAATACAAAAAAGCGGTTGATAGATTTGAGAAATTAACTAAAATAAACCCGGAAAATGCGGATGCACAGTTTTATTTAGGGGTCAGTTATATGGAATTAGGAGAAAAACAAAAAGCCATTTCTGCATTTCATAATGTTAAACAATTAAAGGTTGATTCAATAATTAATACAATAGTTGATAATTACTTGAGTGAATTGCAATAA
- a CDS encoding integration host factor subunit beta, whose protein sequence is MTKSDLISEIALQTGIDQSDVEASVDAFTIIVKDSMANGKNIYIRGFGSFINRKRAKKVARNISKNTAIIIDEHYIPFFKPSKKFVELIKESKKVIKTNS, encoded by the coding sequence ATGACAAAATCAGACTTAATATCAGAAATCGCATTGCAAACCGGAATTGACCAAAGTGATGTAGAAGCTTCCGTTGACGCATTCACGATAATTGTCAAGGATTCAATGGCAAATGGGAAAAACATTTATATCAGAGGATTTGGTAGTTTCATCAATAGAAAAAGAGCCAAAAAAGTCGCCAGAAATATCTCCAAAAATACAGCTATAATAATTGATGAACACTATATCCCTTTTTTCAAGCCTTCAAAAAAATTTGTTGAGCTAATCAAAGAGAGTAAAAAAGTTATTAAAACGAATAGTTAG
- the mutY gene encoding A/G-specific adenine glycosylase gives MNKKKFSSLLISWYRQEARDLPWRHTRNPYHIWLSEIILQQTRVDQGLPYYLKFIEQYPTIHDLANADISEVLRLWQGLGYYTRARNLHHTANNIVRNYGGKFPGNYKDLLELKGVGKYTAAAIASFAFGENVAVLDGNVLRVLARIFGIETDIATNKGMVEFNKLANELLPQKDSYLFNQAIMEFGALHCTPAAPKCETCPFSKDCIANLLNKQGALPVRINKVKKRSRYFHYFVVVAGLSRLEFVTDCTATSGAGKKVRPQLNVIDIPLGKPYRDTSDNRQILMRERTQNDIWKGLYDFFLIEEDHLVQLDDLKNNTLIKQLNSKQLHESKIYKHILTHQTIYAKFWIIQPGFQVVSGVSPACPQVFGSTQFDKLTKSFGLNAYDIDKIKQLPKPVLINNFLQDYFF, from the coding sequence ATGAATAAAAAAAAATTCTCATCATTACTAATTTCATGGTATCGGCAGGAAGCACGTGATCTACCCTGGAGGCATACACGCAATCCGTACCACATCTGGTTGTCTGAAATTATTTTACAACAAACCCGGGTTGACCAGGGACTTCCTTATTATCTGAAATTTATAGAGCAATATCCCACAATCCATGATCTGGCTAATGCGGACATTTCAGAAGTGCTTAGGCTATGGCAGGGCCTGGGTTATTACACAAGAGCCAGGAATTTACATCATACTGCAAATAACATAGTCCGGAATTACGGGGGCAAATTCCCAGGAAATTATAAGGATTTGTTAGAATTGAAAGGAGTAGGTAAATATACTGCAGCAGCCATCGCTTCCTTTGCTTTTGGAGAAAACGTAGCAGTTTTGGATGGAAACGTCCTGAGAGTTTTGGCAAGGATTTTTGGAATTGAAACTGATATTGCAACGAATAAAGGAATGGTGGAATTTAACAAGCTGGCAAACGAATTATTGCCTCAGAAGGATTCCTATCTATTTAACCAGGCAATTATGGAGTTTGGGGCATTACACTGTACACCCGCAGCCCCAAAGTGTGAAACCTGCCCTTTCAGCAAAGATTGTATAGCTAACCTTTTAAATAAACAGGGCGCTTTACCGGTAAGAATAAACAAAGTAAAAAAACGCTCGCGGTATTTTCATTATTTTGTAGTGGTGGCAGGCCTGTCACGCCTCGAATTTGTCACCGATTGCACTGCTACAAGCGGGGCAGGTAAGAAGGTACGGCCCCAGTTGAATGTGATTGATATCCCACTGGGTAAACCGTATCGGGATACTTCAGATAACAGACAAATTCTTATGAGAGAGCGAACTCAAAATGATATCTGGAAAGGCTTATATGATTTTTTTCTCATAGAAGAAGACCATTTAGTACAATTAGATGATCTTAAAAATAATACATTGATAAAACAACTTAATTCAAAACAGTTGCATGAATCAAAAATATACAAACATATTTTAACACATCAAACGATCTATGCCAAATTTTGGATCATACAACCCGGTTTTCAGGTGGTGTCAGGTGTATCACCTGCCTGTCCCCAAGTTTTCGGGAGCACACAATTTGATAAATTAACAAAATCGTTTGGGCTGAATGCCTATGATATAGATAAAATAAAACAATTGCCCAAGCCGGTTTTGATAAATAATTTTTTGCAGGATTATTTTTTTTAA
- the ssb gene encoding single-stranded DNA-binding protein: protein MSGVNKAILIGNLGKDPEVRVIENDRKVAKFSMATSESWKDKTTGERVDKTEWHNIVLWRGLADIAEKYLKKGDKVYIEGRIRTRSYEKDGVTKYFTEIQGDNMTMLSPKGGEMSGTPVEDTSQAGETGESAAGEGDKVAEPAPDNIKNDKEINELPF, encoded by the coding sequence ATGAGCGGAGTAAACAAAGCTATTTTAATCGGGAATCTTGGTAAAGATCCTGAAGTAAGAGTAATTGAAAACGACAGGAAAGTCGCTAAATTTTCTATGGCTACATCTGAATCCTGGAAAGATAAGACAACAGGGGAAAGAGTGGATAAAACAGAATGGCACAATATTGTTTTGTGGAGAGGCTTAGCAGATATTGCCGAAAAATACCTTAAAAAAGGAGACAAGGTATATATAGAAGGCAGGATCAGGACGAGAAGCTATGAGAAGGATGGGGTAACAAAATATTTTACCGAAATCCAGGGAGACAATATGACTATGTTGAGCCCTAAAGGTGGTGAAATGTCAGGTACTCCTGTTGAAGATACCAGTCAAGCCGGTGAAACGGGCGAAAGCGCTGCCGGGGAAGGTGATAAAGTTGCCGAACCTGCTCCTGATAATATCAAAAACGACAAGGAAATTAACGAGCTCCCTTTTTAA
- the gldE gene encoding gliding motility-associated protein GldE has translation MWTEITGSSLFFYILNIFILLTLLLLSALVSGSEVAFFSLSREEILKCKRSSIRRERNLAGLLDAPRRLLATILILNNLFNIAIVTLSTYITWHWAGTKSTTGSLIVALTFIVTFLIVFFGEVTPKVYAFKYNLSFAKKTTNLLFIANYVFWPISRLLIALSNLVEKRIEKKGYEISADRLHQAIEITIDKNSTQEEREILKGIVNFGNISVKQIVCSRIDITAFDIESSFDQLMNDINKCVYSRIPVYRDTIDNIEGMLYVKDLLPYIDQNNDFEWQKLLRKPYFIPESKKIDDLLKDFQDKHVHIAIVVDEYGGTSGLITLEDIIEEIVGEIHDEFDQEDQLYTKLDNNTFIFEGKTSLNDFCRIVDERIIVFEKVKGENESLGGLLLELFSKLPKEGDTINFDKYHFEIESVDTKRIKKVRVQINEDKGEK, from the coding sequence ATGTGGACTGAAATAACAGGGTCTTCATTGTTTTTTTATATCCTTAATATATTTATTCTTCTGACTCTATTGCTATTGTCAGCGCTGGTTTCAGGGTCTGAAGTAGCTTTTTTTTCTCTTTCCAGAGAAGAAATATTAAAATGTAAAAGAAGCAGCATCAGGAGAGAAAGAAATCTTGCCGGTTTGCTGGATGCTCCCAGGCGCTTGTTAGCTACCATCCTTATACTAAATAACCTCTTTAATATAGCAATAGTAACCCTTTCTACTTATATTACCTGGCATTGGGCAGGCACAAAATCTACTACCGGCAGCCTGATAGTTGCTTTAACTTTTATTGTAACATTTTTGATCGTATTCTTTGGTGAGGTTACTCCAAAAGTATATGCTTTCAAGTATAACTTAAGCTTTGCAAAAAAAACAACCAATTTATTATTTATAGCAAATTATGTATTCTGGCCAATTTCCCGGCTCCTGATCGCTTTAAGCAATCTAGTTGAAAAAAGAATTGAGAAAAAAGGATATGAGATCTCAGCAGACAGGTTACACCAGGCAATAGAAATTACCATCGACAAAAATTCTACGCAAGAAGAAAGAGAAATACTAAAAGGTATCGTAAACTTTGGTAATATATCTGTAAAGCAAATTGTTTGTTCAAGGATTGATATTACTGCATTTGATATTGAAAGCAGCTTTGACCAATTGATGAATGACATCAATAAATGTGTATATTCGCGTATCCCCGTTTATAGAGATACCATTGATAATATTGAAGGTATGCTTTATGTAAAGGACCTGCTCCCTTATATTGATCAGAATAATGATTTTGAATGGCAGAAATTATTGAGAAAACCATATTTTATTCCTGAAAGTAAAAAAATTGATGACCTGCTCAAAGATTTCCAGGACAAACACGTGCATATAGCTATCGTGGTGGATGAATATGGGGGTACTTCCGGTTTGATCACCCTTGAAGATATTATAGAAGAAATTGTGGGGGAAATACATGATGAGTTTGACCAGGAGGACCAACTGTATACCAAACTTGATAACAATACCTTTATTTTTGAGGGAAAAACTTCTTTAAACGATTTTTGCAGAATAGTTGATGAACGAATAATTGTCTTTGAAAAGGTGAAAGGCGAAAATGAGTCACTTGGAGGTTTGCTTTTAGAACTTTTTTCTAAACTGCCAAAAGAAGGCGATACGATAAACTTTGATAAATACCATTTTGAAATTGAATCTGTGGATACGAAGAGGATCAAGAAGGTCAGGGTACAGATTAATGAAGATAAAGGTGAAAAGTAG
- the gldD gene encoding gliding motility lipoprotein GldD, with protein MFDCVIFINLCLISCTSDYVPKPKGYNRIDLPDHKYQILKEVHPYIFEYGSYAKILQDTSWLAQPHWIEIHYTDFKAVIHLTYEPLHNDMKAFAELIDDAHKLTAKHQVKAYSIEETLIKTPAGMNVIIFELSGEVPSQFQFYATDTITHFLRGALYFHTAVKNDSLAPVIDYMKVDVMHLINTLKFNSY; from the coding sequence ATGTTTGACTGTGTAATCTTTATAAATCTGTGTTTGATCAGTTGTACGAGCGATTACGTGCCCAAACCCAAAGGCTACAATCGTATAGACCTGCCCGATCATAAATATCAAATCCTCAAAGAAGTTCATCCATATATATTTGAATATGGCAGTTATGCCAAAATTCTCCAGGATACTTCATGGCTGGCACAGCCTCACTGGATTGAAATTCATTATACTGATTTCAAAGCTGTTATCCATCTAACCTATGAACCCTTACATAACGATATGAAGGCATTTGCCGAACTTATTGATGATGCTCATAAACTTACTGCCAAACACCAGGTAAAAGCATATTCCATAGAAGAAACGCTTATTAAAACCCCGGCAGGTATGAATGTCATCATTTTTGAATTGAGCGGAGAGGTTCCCAGCCAGTTTCAATTTTATGCAACCGACACTATCACACATTTTTTAAGAGGCGCTTTGTATTTTCATACTGCCGTTAAAAATGATTCTCTTGCTCCGGTTATTGATTATATGAAAGTTGATGTTATGCATTTGATCAATACATTAAAATTCAATAGTTATTAG